GGAAGTCAAACTGTGGTCCTGGAGgactggagtccagcacaggaTGGTAATGTCAAGTGTCAACTGTGCTGGACTTTACAGGTTCGAAAACTGACGGCCCTTGTTCTGGAGGAATGTTCATCTTTCCACCTTTTGCACGTAAAGTTTTGAACAGCACTCAAACGGCTGACTCATTGCTGACATTTGTGGCACTTACCTCTTTTACTCCGACATCAGTTCCACAGTTGCTACCTCAAAGCAGAGAGCAATGGAATCTGATCAGTACCTGGAAAGCCCATTTCTTACTCTTCAGTAGGAAAACGTAGCTGGTACACCACCTGATTACCAGTTGTTCCAAAAATTCTGGACTCAGCACAAGAGGCTTGTTGAAGAGTTATTGGGTTGAAATTAGATGTGCTAGATGAGGGAAAGCACAAGATATGCGTAATGTGGGAACTTCTGTAGCCTGCAACACTGTTAGCATCTTCAGTTCTTCCCAAAGACACTATTCTTTAGAATGAATAAAGATGCTAACTGGAGAATGTCGTCAGTTTAGTGAAGGCGAATAAGAGGCTTCCAACTGTCTGCTGAAGGTGATTTTTTCCACAGTGGTCTGTTAAAGGCCTGTTTCTTCtctgctctctttctttctccagctctgtgtGAATATGAGGGGAGACACTACACCCTAGGAGACACATGGATGGAGGGCTGTCTGCAGTGCACCTGTCTGCACCCTGTCGGGGTGGGATGCTGTGAAACGTTAGTAAATAAGACGTTTGCTTAATCATCTAAATGAGATCATACAGCTACCCTATGTTTGGATTAACTTAGCAATTTCCCTACGGTTCTTTAATTTATAGGTTATATACATAGAACTGAACTTCTTAATTAGTTCTTTTCCTGGTATAGAGAACTTCTTGTGTATTGAACAGTTGTGTAGATGTTACAGCTTGTTTGAATGAATGATTCCCCTTTACTGAAGCAACAGCTTGTCTTCAGAAAGCTTATTTAGCTCTGCTCCATCCTCAGCGTTCATCGGCCTGTGGACTTCCCGCCTTGGTGTGAGGTGCGTGTTGAATCTCCAACCTGCAAGGTGACCCTGGTGTTGGCCACTGACCCGCGGCTGCCCTGCGCTCCAGGAGAGGGGAACAGCTTGGACCCCAGCTATGGAGCCATGAACATGAAATTGGCAGGTTAATAAGGCAACATAGTGGGCTATTCGTTTCTTAATCTTTCCACCAAACGTGGGTTTGTCTGAGCTTGCATCTTGCTTCAAATGTAATGTCTGTAAGAGCAATGCATCAATAACTATTTGCATTTATAAAACTATGAAAGTAAAAATCTGGTGTCTCATATgtaccattttttaaaatggtACTGCTTGTATATCTTTACTGACTATACAGTGGATGAAGGTTCTCTtcagaataaaaacaaatagaGCCTTTACTCGAGACAGTGTTTGATtagtttctttaaaaaacgttGCTCTATGTTGTTCTATTCCATGTTCTTCACTCCTAATCTCTGCTTTTCAGAGCGCATATCCAGCAAAGAAAGGAAGGTTGCTTGTctagaatttgctgacctatcCTCATAGGGGCATGTAATGTGACGGTAGCAGCAGAAAactaacaaaataaatacaaatgataataaaataaagataataataCAGCATTCATAAATTCAGTAAAGTCTTAAGCATATATATGCTCGCTAAAGCAATACTCCTTTACTAGcttctacatttaaaaaatgtaattcaaCACAAACAGCATGGTTATAGTTTTTGTTCATCATCAATTGTAAATACAAGGCTTGGCACTTATGTgcaatgtgtgtatttgttttgtgTTCTTTTCCACATTTATCTCAATTAAAAACATGGAAAACGCCCTGTGAGGTAGAGTAACATATATTGCTCTATGTTGCCATCATCTTTATTTGCCAATAGTTCAGAACACTTTCATTAGAGAATCTCTGTACATTGCTGGCTGTGGTCACGCATAGAGAAATACACACTGAGAAACATACAAGTATTTCCATAAAAATAGAGCAGCTTGTCAGACAAGATTTCATGTAAAATTATAAAGATTATAACATGTACggctgaaaaataaaataaatatggaaaagatCTTGGGTTGGTCATGTCTGAAATGTTAAAAgtgtatagatatatatattcattGCACTGCAAAATAGATAAAAACGACTAAAATGACAAGACGCTGGCTTTTGTTCTGGAATACCAGAGAAGCAACACCTATGTccatacacacgcacatactctctcacacacacacacacacacacacacaaacacacaaacacacaaac
This portion of the Salminus brasiliensis chromosome 9, fSalBra1.hap2, whole genome shotgun sequence genome encodes:
- the msmp1 gene encoding prostate-associated microseminoprotein, giving the protein MAGQKMIVLMVVSLWASCSAAPMECHFNSQALCEYEGRHYTLGDTWMEGCLQCTCLHPVGVGCCETVHRPVDFPPWCEVRVESPTCKVTLVLATDPRLPCAPGEGNSLDPSYGAMNMKLAG